From Daucus carota subsp. sativus chromosome 6, DH1 v3.0, whole genome shotgun sequence, the proteins below share one genomic window:
- the LOC108193040 gene encoding RING-H2 finger protein ATL70-like, which produces MNTTNSGGFLDANNIGGFGYGIGVSVGILLLITTITLASYFCTRVQTTPPGTGPDRMIISEPPNMQHIVIEVGLDEETLKSYPKLRYSEAKLNNKDSTATCCSICLGDYKGSDMLRLLPDCGHLFHLKCVDPWLRSHPTCPVCRTSPLPTPLSTPLAEVVPLATRRDIG; this is translated from the coding sequence ATGAACACTACCAACTCAGGGGGGTTCCTGGACGCTAACAACATAGGTGGTTTCGGCTATGGCATTGGAGTGTCGGTGGGAATTCTACTACTTATTACGACTATTACATTAGCTTCATATTTTTGCACCCGCGTTCAAACCACACCACCAGGCACAGGCCCTGATAGGATGATCATATCAGAACCGCCTAATATGCAACACATTGTCATTGAGGTAGGCCTCGATGAGGAAACACTGAAAAGCTATCCAAAGCTGCGTTACTCTGAGGCCAAGCTCAATAATAAGGACTCCACAGCAACGTGTTGTTCCATATGTTTAGGGGACTACAAAGGTAGTGACATGCTGAGGTTGCTTCCAGATTGTGGACATCTGTTTCATCTCAAATGTGTGGACCCTTGGTTGCGATCCCATCCCACGTGTCCGGTTTGTAGAACGTCTCCCTTGCCAACGCCTCTTTCGACTCCTCTGGCTGAGGTGGTTCCATTGGCAACAAGAAGGGATATCGGATAA